The proteins below are encoded in one region of Macaca nemestrina isolate mMacNem1 chromosome 10, mMacNem.hap1, whole genome shotgun sequence:
- the LOC105465913 gene encoding taste receptor type 2 member 50, with protein MIPFLHIFFSVLILVLFVLGNFANGFIALVNFIDWVKRKKISLADQILTALAVSRVGLLWALLLNWYLTELNPAFYSVELRITSYNAWVVTNHFSMWLAASLSIFYLLKIANFSNLSFLNLKRRVRSIILVILLGSLLFLVCHLLAVNMDENMWTEEYEGNMTGKMKLRNAAHLSYMTVTTLWSFIPFMLSLISFLMLIFSLCKHLKKMQLHGEGSRDPSTTVHIKALQTLISFLLLCAIFFLFLIISVWSPRRLQNEPVFMVCKAVGNIYLSFDSFVLIWRTKKLKHIFLLILCQIRC; from the coding sequence ATGATACCttttctacacatttttttttcagttctaataTTGGTTTTATTTGTTCTTGGAAATTTTGCCAATGGCTTCATAGCACTGGTAAATTTCATTGACtgggtgaaaagaaaaaagatctccTTGGCTGACCAAATTCTCACTGCTCTGGCAGTCTCCAGAGTTGGTTTGCTCTGGGCGTTATTATTAAATTGGTATTTAACTGAGTTGAATCCAGCTTTTTATAGTGTAGAGTTAAGAATTACTTCTTATAATGCCTGGGTTGTAACTAACCATTTCAGCATGTGGCTTGCTGCTAGCCTCAGCATATTTTATTTGCTCAAGATTGCCAATTTCTCCAACCttagttttcttaatttaaagAGGAGAGTTAGGAGTATCATTCTGGTAATACTGTTGGGGtctttgttatttttggtttGTCATCTTCTTGCGGTAAACATGGATGAGAATATGTGGACAGAAGAATATGAAGGAAACATGACCGGGAAGATGAAATTGAGGAATGCAGCACACCTTTCATATATGACTGTAACTACCCTGTGGAGCTTCATACCCTTTATGCTGTCCCTGATATCTTTTCTGATGCTAATCTTTTCTCTGTGTAAACATCTCAAGAAGATGCAGCTCCATGGTGAAGGATCTCGAGATCCCAGCACCACAGTCCACATAAAAGCTTTGCAAACTCTGATCTCCTTTCTCTTGTtatgtgccattttctttctattcctaatCATTTCGGTTTGGAGTCCTAGGAGGCTGCAGAATGAACCAGTTTTCATGGTTTGCAAGGCTGTTGGAAATATATATCTTTCTTTCGACTCATTCGTCCTAATTTGGAGAACCAAGAAGCTAAAACacatctttcttttgattttatgtCAGATTAGGTGCTGA